The Thermodesulfovibrionales bacterium genomic sequence TCACCCCACGCCGGCCCACCTCCTATAAACTCGAAGTTATAGACTGTCCCTGCAAAGCTCGTCTGCGAAAATATCAAGACGATTATAACTGCCAAGAGTGCTTTTTTCATCGCGATCTCCTACCCCTTTCCCTTCTTATCCTGAAGGATCTTGCCTTTTTCTTTGAGCTGTCCCCCCGTCGGAGGTTCTATTCCCTATTGCCCTATTATCACCCCCCCATCAACAGTAACCTCGCCGCTCCCGATTGTGATTGTTCCATGCACTGTGCTGAAGCCTGTTCTTGATGTTCTACACCCTGAAAAGATTTTCTTACAGGGCGTCCCCGGCAATGGCGACCTGAACCAATTGCCGGGTGCCTCCCTAACACTACTTCACTACTTAGAAACCCAGGGCGTCGCTCACATGACCTGATGTTAATATATAATTGGTGTTGCCACAAAATTTATCCCTTTAACATCCGCGCCGTTAATTGCTATGGTACTGCTCGGCGGGCTAAAGGTATATCCGCTTGTTGTGGGACTTATTGTATAGGTTCCACTGGGCAGCCCGGTGAATGTGTAATTACCGTTTGAATCCGTGACGATTGTTCGCGGTATCCAAAATGGGTGACTCAAGGTAATAGTGATTCCTGCCTGTCCAGCATCAGTTAAATAATATGTCACCTGTCCCGAGATGCTGTATGTAGGAACGTTCTGCGTCGTTGCACACGCCTGAGTGCTCTTTGCAGATTCATTACCAGCAGCATCAACTGCCGAGACCTGATAACAGTACTGAGTGGAGGCGTTGAGGCCTATCTCGGAAGTGGAAGTACCCGATAAGGTTTTCAGTGCCGTGCTCGAACCATTCCCGTAAATGTTGTACCCGGTCACTCCAACGTTGTCAGTTGAGGCGTTCCATGTGAGATTGATCTGCGACGAAGAGACAGCAGTTGCAGTCAGGCCAGTAGGAACCGTCGGGGGCTGAGTATCTGAACCGCCTTGCGTCGTTGCACACGCCTGAGTGCTCTTTGCGGATTCATTACCAGCAGCATCAACTGCCGATACCCGATAGCAGTAGGTCTGCCCTGCAGACAATCCTGGAATCTGTAAGGTAGTGCCGGGAACGGATGTAAGATAGCTTAGTCCGGTCGCACTGCTAGTATAAACCCTGTATCCGGCAACACCTACGTTGTCGGTTGAAGGGCTCCATTGCAGGTCTATTTCGCTATCTGACTTCACCGAAGCAGCGACTCCGCTCGGGGTCGTGGGCGGTGTTGTATCCGAGGATGTTGTCATACTTACTTCGGTGCTCGTATGGATGGGCGTGGGCGCTCCACTTCTGAGAACGCCGACCTTGTAGTTATAGGTCTTGCCCGGCACAAGACCGGTGTCATAGAAAGGTGGAGAGAGAAGCGTTTTAACGAGCTTTCCGTCACGGAAAACTTGATAGCTCATATGCTTATCCCCTATCTCATCCCATGACACAATAATAGACGTTGCTTGCGAAATAAAAGAGGGAGTAGCTGTTACTGGCGGTGATGTACTGACGATACACGCACTATTGGCGGGGTCGCTTGGGCTGTCTTTGGTCGGGTAAAAAGAGGACCAGATGGTGGATCCCCGGGATACAGCAACCTGATAACAAACAACTCCTTCGTCGCCATGAAACCTGTCGGTCATTGAATTTGAAGAGTCTGTCACATAGCCAGTTGCATCAATCGCGGGCCAAAAAATATCCGACTGATCCCCCTGCCCATTTCCTGGTTCCCATGACGTTCTCCGTATGTTGAAATATACATCCGGAGGCTCCGCAAGAGGAGGACCGTGCTTATACTGCCCATAGCATTTTGGAACATTACTACTTAAGGCACACACATCAGGGGGAGTCCATGAAACTACTACAGAGGAAGGCGAAGTGCCCCGTGTAACCTTTACGCTGGTAGGCGGAGGCACCGGTTGTGAATTGACAGTCATCTGTTTAGTAGCGGATGCTGTCTTGCCGAGGTTGTCGGTAACAGTAAATGTAATCGTATAAGGTCCATCTGCCGTATAAGTGTGTGGTTGCCCACCCTCGGGACATTGGCTGTCGGCCGGATTGTAAGTGGCTGAAATGGGACCTGTACCATCTCCGAAATCCCATGTGCAGTCGGTGATTACTCCGTTGGCATCACTTGCCGAACCGTAAGCAATAACCGGCGTGCTCGTGGTAGTGAAAGATCCCCCAACACCATCCGCATTTGTAGTTATAGATGCTGTCGGCCCCAGAGTAACAGGATTCCCATTATTTATCTGTTCAAAACAATTGTCCTGGCTCTTTGTGCCGATGAGACACCAGTTATCCAGATTCCAGGTCCATTCTTTTTTCCATGTATCAGCAAGAATATGTACCCCTGCCCCGGCATTTAGTCCGAGCCAGACCGAGAAATCTGCCGTGTCATTTGTGCTATTGACCGCTGCTTTTAACTCCACATCTGGGTAAAGGGAGGCATCTCCGCCCACTAACCCATAGACATCCATTTGGAATGTGGGTTTTAAGTATCCCGTAATATCGGTACTGCCACTAAATGTTGTGGGATCCGTCCGTTTTTCTGCCTGACCACTGCCAGTGGTATGGCAGCTGAAATCGCAAGGATTACACCTAAATCCGATATTATCGAGGCTTACCAAGCCACTCACCCCCGCATGGAACTGCCCATTGATGTCTGCATTTATGCCTGCCTTAAAAGCGAGACCGGAGGAAATGACCACCGGTCCTACGGAAAAAGTCGGAAAGGGGATTTTCCCAAGGTCCACCTCTTGATTGCCGGGAGATTTATATTTTCCGTGCCCATCAACCGTCAGCTGGTTGTATTCAAATGCAGACAAACTGGCCCATAAGTCGTCTACAAAAAAAGGAAGACACCAGGCCGTTGAAACATCCCCGTCAAGATCCAAATCAAATATGTTTGTATCTTTCACGATGATGGAAAGATCTCCGTTGGAATTCGAGGGAGAAAATGTAAGTCCACCCTCTATTTGATAGCCCGTTTTGTTCGTGCCCTGAACTTGGGCGCCCGAATTTGGGCCGTCGAGATAAAAGCAGAAATCGCCGCTACAGGTTGTTGCTTGAGCACTCCTCGATTGATCGCGCATCGCTAATGCAGCGGCGCTACTTGTCGAGCCGGATGGGTTTAATTTGGTGGAATAGGCGATTTTGGTGCCACTGGGCAACATGTCGGCAAGGGTCCCGGCCGTAGTTTGAGCCGTGATAACCCCGCCTGACTTGTTTACAGAGGTAACATTCGCGATTGAGGTGGGAGCCACAGTGACATCCAGGACGTCACCCGGAGATATATTGCTCAAAAAGGTAGCCGCATCAGGACAATTTGAAAGCGTGAAGCTATAAGTGCCATCCAACACTGTCATGCACTGAGCGATATTTTCGTTTATAACCTTCACATTTGGCTTTATTTGTAGAGGCATCCCGAACGTTGGGCTGACTGTCTTGTTTTTATTCATGGCGACAATACAGGTATTTCCATCAACGACATCGCATGCTGACGACCACTTGAGAAGTCCGTCGGAGGCTGTGAGCGTCACCGACGCCCCTGGAGCATAGGTCCCTGTGCATGAGCTTCCGCAGTTTATTATCCCGTCCTTGCTCATTACGGAGCCTTGACCATGTGAGTCTACAGTGAGCGAAGGAAGGTTAATTTGCGTTACCCACAAATCATAGGTGTTAAAGCTGCCGGGCGGCGTCACCACGATGCCGAAATAATATGGCCCGGGTGGAAGGGCAGATACAGGGATATCTGGAAAAGCCGCTTCCGATACCGGACCATTGACACTCACCTTCCAAGGAATGATTCCTTGGGCTACTGCCTGTACGGACACTGCCTGTATAGAATTGCCCGCTGTCAAAAGATATACATTGTTTGGATCGATTTTGGGAGCATAAATGGCGAAGTAAATATCCACAGGTGCATCAAATTGTTCAAGGCCGACCTGGATGCTTAACTTATCTCCTGCCGTGCTAACAGAACCCAATGCAAGAGGCCGTGCAAGAGAGGGATCCGATATTGTGATCGGTGACGCCGTAGCGTTATAACTAAGAACGTACTGCCCGCTGGTCGGTACGGGCATTGCGGATGCGGGGGAAAAGAACGACAAAAGACCGAGGGAAATAACTGCCCCAAGTGATAAAAGAAAAATATTTAGTCGCCTTCCTTTAATTTTGGCAAGGCCGGCCGTATCTTTATTACGTATTTTCATTATCTCCTCCTCTTTAATGAGCCCTGAAGCATCGGGCGCGCCGAATCATAAAGAGCCACGAGTTGCGAAGGGAGATAAACAGGAGGTGCGCGATTGATTTGGTCGGCGGTGAGTGCTCTGGTCACGTAGACAAAACCGCCTGATGCCAATGATAGAGGGAGATTAAAAATCACAGTCAGGGGGTGGAAACCTTTGTCCGCTGATTGAAAGTCCTTGGCTGCTTTACAGATCGCGCAGTCTTTCCGAGAGGTGAGGTCTTCATGGTGATGAATAGAAGTGATCAGGACGGAATACAAGATTACGCCTCTTAGAAAGATCGATAACCGCCCGATCCTTAAATGTGCTGCGCCTCTCTTCACCGCCCCCGTAGAGAAAAGACTGCGACGATCTTGAATTTACTTAAAAGCGCACGGTCCCCTATTAGCCGTGTGCAGTTGCTGGCGTCTCCAGTTACCGACCGGAATATCCTGCATCCATCTAAGATTTGCAGTTGGCCCCCCCCAACCCTCGTGTCAGTATGTTATAGGAAATATCGAACGATAACAAATAGGTTCTATTTATGCATAAATTAAATGAACTTATACGCAGCGAGATTCCAAAATTCAGTACGTCAAATCATTCCCCGCGGCCGAAGGATATTCCTCGACCTGAAGGACCTCGACGACATGGGCCATAGCTCACGTGACGCAGAAACTTCGGGGCGTATTCAACAGTTTCAGTCAATCGTAACTCGCGTTGAGTAAAGGAAGAAGCAGGGAAACGTATCTAACGCTTCTGACACATCATTTCTTGATAGAGTACGCGGCAGGAACCGTCTCGGGTTGAATCGTATGTCGGTCGAAACCTGTCTTCTTGCAGCATGACACTCACAAAGATAATTCTTATCCGGAGGCTCTTAGTAGCATTCTCGCTTTCCAGGCCCACTTTCTGTCTATCTTGCGCTTAAAAAAAGGCGACTCCTTGAACACTCGGATCGCTTTTTCCAAATATTCTCTCCCTTCGTCCTTTGCACCGAGTTTCAGCTTGACAAGACCCATCCGGTAAAATCCCCTCGAACTCGAAGAATGAATCTTTTCAAACTTTTCGAGAAGCCGCACGGCACTTGTATAATCACCGTTATCAATGTAAACTTCTGCCATCATGAGATAGGGCTCACCATATTTCAAGGTAGGTGAGGCGTTCACAGCCTCTTCAAAGAGTACCCTTCCCTTATCGATGTTCCCGGTACGGGCGGCCGCTATCCCATGATAATAGTTGAACTCAGGGTCATCGGACATTTTTGTCTCTGCCATCGCAAAATATCGCAGGGCGTTTTGATAGTCCCCTCTGTCGATCATGCATATCCCGAGTTCTTTCAGCGACCTGCCGTCATGAGGATTTATTGAGACAGCCTGCTTGAGCTCTCTAATCCTCGCGGAGGTTTTCAGTGTCTTCAGCGGATCTGGGACAAGGCCGAGATATGCTCTGTCCACCGCAAAGAATACAAGGAGAAGAACGAGGAGGGCCGTAATTGGACTCCCGGTGAGCAAGTAGGCGATATAAAAAAGAAATAATTTTCCCATTTTTTGACGTTCTCTCTCTTCCTGTTCTCTTCGTCCCGTGCCCTCTCCATTTTTTTGGCGGGGCAGGTAATCCTTCACGGCTTCATAAGAGTAATGTGTGCCTCACGTCATGGCCCGCTTCGGCCAGTGTGGCATCCAAATATTCGAGTTTGGCAGGTTTCACCCTGATGACCTTCATGACATCAGGCAAGGATAAGGCCGTGCTCTGTGAACCCCTGCGTCTCTTATACGCTTCGCTGCCTTCGTCAAAGATACGCGACCCTTTTTCGCCTATTTCAGCGACCCCGGTTATCTGCAAACCCTTAACGTCTGACCACCCTGCGAACTCAGCATGGAGCGCTATAGAGACACGAGGATTGCGTTTAATGTTATCGATTTTCATTCCCCCTTCAGTAAGAATGTAAAGGGTTGTGCCCATGGGGAAGAACTCCACGGTGGATGCCCGAGGGATGTTGTCAGAACAAGTTGCAACCACGCAGAGACGACACTCTTCAAGGAGTTTGATGATTAACTTTTCAATATAGTGCCGACTTAGCTCGCGTTCCATATCCTTCAGTCACTGCCAAAGATATTGATCGCCTGTGCCCCGGCCCGTGCGATATCTTCGGGCGTTGTGTTCGAAACATCAATGTCACTGCCAAGGAAGTCCCTGCCTGCTTCTTTGTAACAGTACCTTACGAAGGCACTGCAATACATCGCATGGGGGTCGTTCAGAGGATTGGGCAGCCACTGTTTGCCGGTTATGATTGCCCACCACGTGCCGAGGAGCTCCTGGATCGGATAGAGTACCTGCTCATCGACAAGCTGCAGTGCCGTCGCGAGAACGGCGTCCCTCTCATTCCCGGATAACCCGAAATCGATGAGTGCGGCATGTTCAACGTTCGTGCCGCACCATTTCCCGATCCAGTTCTCCTGCGCGCCGTTCCTCACCTGCGGCTTAAAGAGCTTGACCTTAAGGTCGCTCTCAAAGATATAGGGACTTTTCGTGATCGTGTTGCCCGGTCCCCGCCGGTCGAGTCTCAGATCGCCGAGGAGAAAGCAATGGGACCAGAGAGAAGGTTGATGATCCTTCGTGACAAGTGCCTGTGCCTCTCGTATAGCCATGCCTATGGGGTCGTTACTCCCG encodes the following:
- a CDS encoding pyridoxamine 5'-phosphate oxidase family protein, which encodes MERELSRHYIEKLIIKLLEECRLCVVATCSDNIPRASTVEFFPMGTTLYILTEGGMKIDNIKRNPRVSIALHAEFAGWSDVKGLQITGVAEIGEKGSRIFDEGSEAYKRRRGSQSTALSLPDVMKVIRVKPAKLEYLDATLAEAGHDVRHTLLL
- a CDS encoding tetratricopeptide repeat protein produces the protein MGKLFLFYIAYLLTGSPITALLVLLLVFFAVDRAYLGLVPDPLKTLKTSARIRELKQAVSINPHDGRSLKELGICMIDRGDYQNALRYFAMAETKMSDDPEFNYYHGIAAARTGNIDKGRVLFEEAVNASPTLKYGEPYLMMAEVYIDNGDYTSAVRLLEKFEKIHSSSSRGFYRMGLVKLKLGAKDEGREYLEKAIRVFKESPFFKRKIDRKWAWKARMLLRASG
- a CDS encoding fibronectin type III domain-containing protein; its protein translation is MKIRNKDTAGLAKIKGRRLNIFLLSLGAVISLGLLSFFSPASAMPVPTSGQYVLSYNATASPITISDPSLARPLALGSVSTAGDKLSIQVGLEQFDAPVDIYFAIYAPKIDPNNVYLLTAGNSIQAVSVQAVAQGIIPWKVSVNGPVSEAAFPDIPVSALPPGPYYFGIVVTPPGSFNTYDLWVTQINLPSLTVDSHGQGSVMSKDGIINCGSSCTGTYAPGASVTLTASDGLLKWSSACDVVDGNTCIVAMNKNKTVSPTFGMPLQIKPNVKVINENIAQCMTVLDGTYSFTLSNCPDAATFLSNISPGDVLDVTVAPTSIANVTSVNKSGGVITAQTTAGTLADMLPSGTKIAYSTKLNPSGSTSSAAALAMRDQSRSAQATTCSGDFCFYLDGPNSGAQVQGTNKTGYQIEGGLTFSPSNSNGDLSIIVKDTNIFDLDLDGDVSTAWCLPFFVDDLWASLSAFEYNQLTVDGHGKYKSPGNQEVDLGKIPFPTFSVGPVVISSGLAFKAGINADINGQFHAGVSGLVSLDNIGFRCNPCDFSCHTTGSGQAEKRTDPTTFSGSTDITGYLKPTFQMDVYGLVGGDASLYPDVELKAAVNSTNDTADFSVWLGLNAGAGVHILADTWKKEWTWNLDNWCLIGTKSQDNCFEQINNGNPVTLGPTASITTNADGVGGSFTTTSTPVIAYGSASDANGVITDCTWDFGDGTGPISATYNPADSQCPEGGQPHTYTADGPYTITFTVTDNLGKTASATKQMTVNSQPVPPPTSVKVTRGTSPSSVVVSWTPPDVCALSSNVPKCYGQYKHGPPLAEPPDVYFNIRRTSWEPGNGQGDQSDIFWPAIDATGYVTDSSNSMTDRFHGDEGVVCYQVAVSRGSTIWSSFYPTKDSPSDPANSACIVSTSPPVTATPSFISQATSIIVSWDEIGDKHMSYQVFRDGKLVKTLLSPPFYDTGLVPGKTYNYKVGVLRSGAPTPIHTSTEVSMTTSSDTTPPTTPSGVAASVKSDSEIDLQWSPSTDNVGVAGYRVYTSSATGLSYLTSVPGTTLQIPGLSAGQTYCYRVSAVDAAGNESAKSTQACATTQGGSDTQPPTVPTGLTATAVSSSQINLTWNASTDNVGVTGYNIYGNGSSTALKTLSGTSTSEIGLNASTQYCYQVSAVDAAGNESAKSTQACATTQNVPTYSISGQVTYYLTDAGQAGITITLSHPFWIPRTIVTDSNGNYTFTGLPSGTYTISPTTSGYTFSPPSSTIAINGADVKGINFVATPIIY